A single region of the Nitrospirota bacterium genome encodes:
- a CDS encoding peptidylprolyl isomerase, whose product MSVKARVFMGMALLLGAAAAAQGAIVLDKVMAIVNKEVITWSDLYKGMEFDAVDEVKALKPEERRKFFKDNEATYLESMIDMKLQLQEARREGIGASTSEVEAAIATIRDKYGMSEEAFSETIKKEGFALAEYKKKLAEQITISRIVEQEVRSKIFVTEADIDRYLAEHKELARDYEGFTISQIFLKDTGDRKQVEEKASEIYKRVKAGESFSELARRYSEDASARSGGSLGFIRKCDLSSAFVSACSGLKTGEVSEPFWSESGMHIIRVNDARTLKNPQELRDIVRERLLNEKFERDYKNWIKGLRERAYVEVKI is encoded by the coding sequence ATGTCTGTAAAAGCACGCGTGTTCATGGGGATGGCGCTGCTGCTGGGCGCTGCAGCGGCGGCGCAGGGCGCTATCGTTCTCGACAAGGTCATGGCGATCGTCAACAAGGAGGTTATTACCTGGAGCGACCTTTACAAGGGAATGGAGTTCGATGCAGTGGACGAGGTCAAGGCGTTGAAGCCCGAAGAGCGGCGGAAATTTTTCAAAGACAACGAGGCGACCTACCTCGAGAGCATGATCGATATGAAGCTGCAGCTCCAGGAGGCGCGGCGAGAGGGCATCGGAGCGAGCACCAGCGAGGTGGAGGCCGCCATCGCCACCATAAGGGATAAGTACGGCATGTCGGAAGAGGCCTTCAGCGAGACGATCAAGAAAGAGGGCTTCGCCCTGGCCGAATACAAGAAGAAGCTCGCCGAGCAGATCACCATAAGCCGCATCGTGGAGCAGGAGGTCCGGAGCAAGATATTCGTGACCGAGGCGGACATCGACCGGTATCTCGCGGAGCACAAGGAGCTGGCGAGGGATTACGAGGGGTTCACCATCAGCCAGATATTCCTGAAAGACACCGGAGACCGGAAGCAGGTGGAAGAGAAGGCATCGGAGATATATAAACGCGTCAAGGCAGGAGAGAGTTTTTCCGAGCTCGCACGGCGTTATTCCGAGGATGCCAGTGCCCGATCCGGCGGGAGTCTCGGCTTCATCCGCAAATGCGATCTCTCGAGCGCTTTTGTCTCGGCCTGCTCGGGCCTGAAGACCGGCGAGGTGAGCGAACCCTTCTGGAGCGAGAGCGGCATGCACATCATCAGGGTGAATGATGCGCGCACCTTGAAGAACCCCCAGGAGCTCCGGGATATCGTACGCGAGAGGCTGCTCAACGAGAAGTTCGAGCGGGACTACAAGAACTGGATAAAGGGCCTCCGCGAAAGGGCGTACGTCGAAGTAAAAATATAG
- a CDS encoding pseudouridine synthase, which produces MEQRIQKILAQMGVASRRKAEELIEEGRVTVNGAPATLGMKADAARDHIKVDGKLITKPEPKVYYAFNKPRGVVTSLSDPEGRPTVKDFLGKVRFRVFPVGRLDYDSEGLLLITNDGDFAQSVLHPSKKMPKTYYVKVKGIIDDETMERLRRGVRLEDGVTAPAKVRKVRETESNSWLEMVIHEGKKRQIRRMLEKVGYPVIKLRRTAINGLALKGLGIGELRPLTPEEVQLISRESSA; this is translated from the coding sequence ATGGAACAGCGGATTCAGAAGATACTCGCTCAGATGGGGGTGGCTTCCCGGAGAAAGGCTGAAGAGCTTATCGAGGAGGGACGGGTCACCGTGAACGGCGCGCCGGCGACGCTCGGGATGAAGGCGGACGCTGCGCGGGACCATATCAAGGTCGACGGCAAACTTATCACCAAGCCGGAGCCGAAGGTCTACTATGCGTTCAATAAGCCGAGGGGCGTGGTCACCTCGCTCTCGGACCCGGAGGGCAGACCGACAGTCAAGGATTTCCTCGGAAAGGTGCGGTTCAGGGTCTTTCCCGTCGGCAGGCTCGATTACGATTCCGAAGGGCTCCTGCTCATCACGAACGACGGCGACTTCGCCCAGTCGGTGCTGCATCCCTCGAAAAAGATGCCCAAGACCTACTATGTGAAGGTCAAAGGCATTATCGATGACGAGACGATGGAGCGTTTGCGGCGCGGCGTACGGCTCGAGGACGGCGTAACCGCACCGGCAAAAGTCAGAAAGGTGCGCGAGACCGAGAGCAACTCCTGGCTCGAGATGGTCATTCATGAGGGGAAGAAGCGCCAGATACGGAGGATGCTCGAAAAAGTGGGCTACCCCGTCATCAAGCTCAGGAGAACGGCCATCAACGGCCTGGCGCTCAAGGGCCTGGGCATCGGTGAACTGCGTCCGCTCACCCCTGAAGAGGTGCAGCTCATCAGCAGGGAAAGCAGCGCATGA